The nucleotide window CGATGCTCTGGTGGCCCAGGCACACGCCCAGGATCGGCGTATTCGCGCCAAGCCGCTCGATGATCTCCAGCGAGACCCCGGCTTCGTTGGGCGTGCATGGGCCGGGCGAAATGACGATGCGCTCGGGTGCCAGCCTGGCGATCTCGTCCACCGTCATCGCATCGTTGCGCACCACCTTCACCTCGGCGCCCAGCGACTGCAGGTACTGCACGAGGTTGTAGGTGAAGCTGTCGTAGTTGTCGATCATCAACAGCATGGGTCAGTCCGCCAGCAGGAATACGGTGTAGATCTTGTCGTCGTAGTTCACGTAGCCCGCGCGCAGGGACACGTCCACGCTCCCGCGATCCAGACGACTGCCGGTCACCGTGATCCGGTCCAGCGATCTGCCCCTGGACCATTGGTAACGCGCCGGCCAGCCGCCCTCCTGGACGCCGTACTCGAACTGCGGCGCCACGTCCGACACACTGTAGACCGGCCCGAGACGGGCACCGTAGGCGCGCGCGATCACCTCCGCCTTCTCGCGGGACGAGGCGATGGCCTTCTCCCGCAGCGCCTTGCGAAGCTCCAACTCGGTGCTGAGTTCGGTGGTCACTTCGGAGATCCGCACGTTCTGCGACGTCGTCATCGTCGAGAGGAAGCGCTCCAGATCCGCCTGCGCGGAGAAACGCGCCGTCAGCGAACGGGCGACCTGGGTGCCGACGAACACCTGCTCCTGCCGCTGCGGGTCGTAGCGCTGCCGCGGACCGATCCGGAGCGAGGTGGCGACGATGTCGGTGGGCGACACATTGGTCTTCTCGAGCTTGGCCAGCGTGTCGGCGACATGCGCCTCCACAGCCTGCCGCGCCACGTCGGGGTTCAGGTCGGTGGCTTCGAACTCGATCGCGATCCTGAAGCGGTCCGGGATGGCGCGCGCCTGCGCATCGCCATAGACCAGGATGTGGCGTGCCGGTGGGAGTGCGTTGACCTGGGCCGCCAGGTCCGATGATGCGGTAAGGGCAAGGGCGATCAACAGATGACGCAAACGCATGGGAGGTCTCCGGTCCGGGGGTCCGCCTGTTGAACGCGCGACCGGTGGCTGCGGGGTTGGCGGCGTGCTCATCGGTCCTGGCCTTCCGCCAGCACGTGCGTCAGGACCGCCGTGAACGCTTCGATGTCGGATTCGGGCGTCGCCCATGAGGTCATCAGCCGGATCACCATGGTCCCGTCGCCACGCCGCTCCCAGGTTTCGAACTCGACGAACGCCTGCAGGCGCTCGACCACTGCGTCCGGCAGCACCGGAAACACCTGGTTGCTGGGCGAGTCGACGGCCAGCGGCACGCCGGCCCGCTGCAGGATCCCGCGCAGCCGCGCCGCCATGGCGTTCGCATGCGTGGCCAGCACGAAGTACAGGCCGTCCTCGAACAGCGCCTCGAATTGCGCCCCGATCACCATGCCCTTGGCCAGCATCGCCCCGCGCTGCTTGATGATGTGGCGGAACTCAGTGCGCAGGACCGGATTGACGATGACCAGCGCCTCGCCCAGCAATGCGCCGTTCTTGGTGCCGCCGATATAGAACGCATCGGCCTGCCCGGCCAGCAGGGCCAGGTCGAGGTCATTGCCTTCGGTCGTCAACGCCGAGGCAAGGCGCGCGCCGTCGAGGTAGAGCAGCAGGCCGCGGTCGCGACAGAAGCCGCCCAGCGCCTGCAGCTCATCGGCGCTGTAGACGGTTCCCCATTCCGTGCTGTTGGAGATGTAGACCAACCGCGGCTTCACCATGTGCTCGCCGTGGTGGCCGTCGACGCATGGCCGGATCAGCGCCGGACTCAGCTTGCCGTCCGGCGTGGCGACCGTCAGCACCTTGTGGCCGCTGGCCTCGATGGCGCCGGTCTCGTGGGTGGCGATGTGGCCGCTGGCCGGCGCGATCACCGCTTCGTGCGGGCGCAGGAAAGCCGCCAGTGCGACCAGGTTGGTCTGCGTGCCACCGGCAAGGAAATGGACGTCGGCATCGCGCCCCAGGCGGTCGCGGATCAGCGCGGCGGCGCGTGCGCTGTGGACATCCAGACCATAGCCCCGGTTGACCTCGGCGCTGGCCACGGCCAACGCCTGCAGCAGGCGCGGGTGCGCGCCCTCGCTGTAGTCGTTGCGCAGGCTGATCCGGGCATTGTCCGTGGCGATCTCCATCACAGGCCCTTGGCCGCTTCCGCCACCGCGCGGAACAGCGCGCGGCCCTTGTTCATGGTCTCGTCCCATTCCTTCTCCGGATCGGAGTCGTAGACGATGCCCGCGCCGGCCTGCACATGCAGGCGGCCGTCCTTGATGACGGCGGTGCGGATGGCGATGGCGGTGTCGGCATCGCCGTGCCAGCCGATGTAGCCGATGCTGCCGGCATAGACGTTGCGCTTGATCGGTTCCAGCTCGCGGATCACTTCCAGCGCGCGGATCTTCGGTGCGCCGCTGACCGTACCGGCCGGGAACGTCGCACGCAGCACGTCGGCATAGCTCAGGCCGGGCAGCAGCTTGCCGGTGACCTCGCTGACGATGTGCATGACGTGGCTGTAGCGCTCGATGACGAACTGCTCGCCCACCTGCACGGTGCCGGCCTCGGAGACCCGGCCGGTGTCGTTGCGGCCCAGGTCGATCAGCATCAGGTGCTCGGCGCGCTCCTTCGGGTCGGCCAGCAGCTCGGCCTCCAGCGCGACGTCCTCGTCGTGGGTCCTGCCGCGCGGCCGGGTGCCGGCGATCGGTCGCACGGTGACTTCGCCCTGCTCCAGGCGTACCAGGATCTCGGGCGACGAACCCACCACCTGCACGTCGCCGACATCGAGGAAGTACATGTAAGGCGACGGATTCAGCGCGCGCAGCGCGCGGTACACGTCCACCGGCCGCGCGTTGAACGGCACGCTCAGGCGCTGGCTCAGCACCACCTGGAAAATGTCGCCGGCACGGATGTATTCCTTCGACTGCTCCACCGCGGCGATGAAGCCGTCATGGGTGAAGCCGGAAACGAAGTGGCTTTCGTCCAGCACGTCGCGGGTGATCGGCGCGGGATAGGAGCCGGGCTGGCGCAGCTTGGCGGTCAAGGCGTCCAGCCGCGCCTGCGCCTGTTCCCACGCACCCGCCTGGCGGGGATCGGCGTGCACGATCAGGTAGAGACGGCCCTTGAGGTTGTCGAAGACCGCCACTTCCTCCGACAGCATCAGCAGGATGTCGGGCGTACCGAGTTCGTCCGGTTTGTGGCCCGTGGCCAGGCGCGGCTCGATGTAGCCGATGCACTCGAAGCCGAACCAGCCGACCAGGCCGCCCGTGAAGCCCGGCAGGTCCGGCAGGCGCGGCACCGCATACGCGGCGCGCAGCGCCTCGACTTCGGCGAACGGATCGGCGACCTCGCGCGCTTCGACCAGTCGGCCGTGATCGTGGATCTGCAGCGTGTGGCCGCGGAACGTGGCCACGCGCCGCACCGGCAGGCCGATGATCGAATAGCGCCCGAAACGCTCGCCGCCTTCCACCGACTCGAACAGGTAGGTGTGCGGCGCGTCGGCGAGTTTCAGGTAGACCGAAAGCGGCGTGTCCAGGTCGGACAGCACTTCACGGACGACGGGGATGCGGTTGAAACCTTCAGCAGCGAACTGCTGGAACTGGTCGTGCGGGATCAAGCGGGCTTTCCTTCCGGGACGCGGTGGCGGGGCGGGTGACGGCTACGGGCCACCATCGCCAGCTACGGCGTGCGGAAAGTTGGGAAAGCGGGCGCGCGGGGTGGGACACGCCCCTACTCTACCCGATGCGGCTGCCGGCCGGCCACTACGCGCATGGTTTCAGGCGCAACGGGCACGCCACGGGCAGGTGCATGCGCACGCGCCCCGCCACGCAGGCGACGCGGAAACGCCGGGAGGCCACCGGCTCGCCATCCAGGTTGAGCGTCAGCGCTCGATCGGAGGCCAACTCCACCCAGGGCAGGCGGACGCGGGTCGCCACCCGGTCCAGTGCCGCATGCTTGCCCTCCTTGATCAGGGTGCCCACGGTGGCCGCGACATCGCCGGAGAGGTCGGGAACGATCGTCAGGTCCAACTGGCCGTCGTCGACCAGCGCATCGGGGCACAGCGCCTGGCCTCCCCCGGCCTGCCGGCCGTTGCCGATCCCGAGGGCGATCAGGTCGCCCTCCCACGCGAACTCCGGCCCGCGCAGCCGGGCCTGCAGGGGATCGATGCGGCCGAGCCGGGCAATGCCGGTGATCAGGTATGCCAGGCCGCCGAGCATCTTCTTCAGCCCCTCGTCCGTTTCCACCGTCACTTCGGTGCCGAAGCCGCCACTGGCCAGGTTCGCGCACCAGTGGACGCCGTCGTCGGCATCGATGCGCAGCAGGTCCAGCGGTACGGCCACCACCGCGCGGACCAGCTGCAACGCCGCCAGCGGTCCCTCGGGAATGCCGGCCGCCGTGGCGAAATCGTTGGCGGTGCCCAGCGGCACCAGTCCCAGCGAGGGCAGTGCATCGGCGGTCTCGTCGCGATGCGCCAGCGTGGTGGCGACTTCACTCAAGGTGCCGTCCCCGCCGGCCGCGATCACCGTGTTCACGCCATCGGCGATGGCCTCTGCGACATAGCGCTCGGCATCGCCGTCTTCCCAGGTGACGCGCACGTCCAGGGCGATGCCCGTCTCGCGCATGGCCTGCACGGCCCCGCGCAGGTCGTCGTCGCCGGCGGATTTTCCGTTGAGGATCAGGCGCCAGTGCGGTGGGGGCATAGGAGGTTCCTTCGGGGACGCACGAGGATAGCCGCTCTCCTGTAGGAGCGACGTGAGTCGCGACCGCGCACTGAGACGGTCGGCGAACCTGGCGTCCTGGGATCCAGGAACGGATGGTCTACGGTCGCGACTCACGTCGCTCCTACAACTGCCCAGCCATCGTCATCTGTCCGTCACAGACCATCCGTAGTGTGGAAGGCCATAGCAGGGACGATGGGCGGAGGCAGGATCAGCCTCCAATTCTTCCGGGGCGGTGGCGAAGGCCATCGCCCTTCTGCTTTGTCAGGCCCCGCGCACGTCGGCGACCGCGGCGCGCATGCGGGCGATGACATCCGCATAGTCCGGGGCATTGAAGATCGCCGAACCGGCGACGAAGGCATCGGCGCCCGCCGCCGCGATCTGGCCGATGTTGTCCGCCTTCACGCCGCCGTCGATTTCCAGGCGGATGTCCCTGCCGGTCTTGTCGATCATCGCGCGCACGGCGCGCAGCTTGTCCAGCGCCGAGGGGATGAAGGCCTGCCCGCCGAAGCCCGGGTTCACCGACATCAGCAGCACCAGATCAAGTTCCGGCAGCACCCAGTCCAGCACCTCGACCGGTGTACCGGGGTTGAGCACCAGGCCGGCCTTGCAGCCCAGCGACTTGATCAGCTGGATGGTGCGGTGCACGTGCCTGGAGGCTTCGGGATGGAAGCTGATGATGCTGGCCCCGGCCTCGGCGAAATCCGGCACGATCCGGTCCACCGGCTCCACCATCAGGTGCACGTCGATCGGCGCGGTGACGCCATGCTTGCGCAGCGCGCTGCACACCATCGGCCCGATGGTCAGGTTGGGCACGTAGTGGTTGTCCATCACGTCGAAGTGCACCCAGTCGGCGCCGGCCTTCAGCACGTTGTCGACTTCCTCGCCCAGGCGGGCGAAGTCGGCGGACAGGATGGACGGGGCGATGATGCAGTTCGACATGGAGGGGCTCACTTGCGTTTGCGCAGGGTCTTGATGCGGTCGTAGGCGGCATTGATCTCGCCGGCCTTGCGTTCGGCCTGGCGGCGCAGGTCTTCCGCCGCGCCGGCCATCTTGTCGGGGTGGTACTGTGAGATCAGGCGGCGATAGGCCTGGTCGATCTCGGCGTCGCTGGCATCGCTGGTCAGGTCGAACACCCGGTAGGGATTGTCGCGGCTGAGCCTGAACCAGTCCTCGTCGAAGGCATGGCCGATGATCAGTCCCACCAGTCCGCCCAGCGGGTGGCGCATCAGCAGCCAACCGGCCACGAATCCCAGCAGTTTCCCGTACCAGCGCTTCATCCGGCCCGCCTTCTTCAGCAAGTGGGGCATTTTACGGCACACACGGGCCCCAAGCGCCGTACACTACGCGGCCCGGTCCGGTACCTGGCCCCGCAGCAGCGGGTGAAGGGCCACCCCGGGGCACGGGCGCACGGCCTGCCGCACGCCCCACGACGCTGTACGCCTCGCTGGTTTCCGGAACTCCCCAAGGAGTGTTTGTGCCCACGACGTTGCTCCAATCCGATCTGCCCGGCCTCACCCTGCGCCACCGCGGCAAAGTCCGCGACGTGTTCGACCTGCCCCGCGATCGCCTGCCCGCCGATGCGCCCGAGGGCGACTGCCTGCTGATGGTGGCCACCGACCGCCTGTCCGCGTTCGACGTGGTGCTGCCCGACCCCATTCCCGGCAAGGGCGAGATGCTCTGCCAGATCTCCAACTTCTGGTTCGCCAAGACCGCTCACCTGATGCCCAACCACCTGACCGGCATCGATGTCGCGTCGGTGCTGCCGGCCGGCGTGGATGCGTCGCTGTACGCCAGGCGCGCGGTGGTGACGAAGAAGCTCAAGCCCGTGCCGGTGGAAGCCATCGCCCGCGGCTATCTGATCGGCAGCGGCTGGAAGGACTATCAGCGCACCGGCAAGGTCAGCGGGATCGTGCTGCCCGACGGCCTGCGCCAGGCCGAAAAGCTGGCCGAGCCCATCTTCACCCCGTCCACCAAGGCCGCCGTGGGCGACCACGACGAGAACATCGACTTCGACGCCATGGTGAAGACCGTGGGCGCGGAACTGGCCGAGCGCGTGCGCGATGCCACCCTGCGCATCTACCGTTTCGCCGCCGACTTCGCCGCCGAGCGCGGCATCCTGCTGGCCGACACCAAGTTCGAGTTCGGCACGGACGAGGACGGCCGCCTCTACATCATGGACGAGATGCTGACGCCGGATTCCTCGCGCTACTGGCCTGCGGACCAGTACGAGGTGGGCACCAGTCCGCCGAGCTACGACAAGCAGTTCGTGCGCGACTACCTGGAGACGCTGGACTGGAACAAGACGGCCCCCGGCCCGTCGTTGCCGGCCGAGGTCATCGAGCGCACGCGCGCCAAGTACGCCGAGGCGCTGCAGAAGCTGGCCGGCATCACCGTCGACTGAGCGTACGCGGGCCTGTAGGTGGGGGCCTACGGACCGGCTTGCCACGGCCAGACCGCGCGAGAGCATCGCGGGCGTGGCCCGCTCCTACAGAACGGGCTCTGTACGGCCAGGCCGCGCAAGGGCATCGCGGGCATGGCCGCTCCTACGATGTTGCGATGGCCGGCCCGCCCGTCCCGTCCGGGCTGGGGTATGCTCCATACCCTGCCGCATTGCCATCCTCGGGAGGGATGAATGAACGCGACCGCGCAACGCCCGGTGGACCGCTGGTTCGCCAGCTATTCCGGCGACCACCAGAACGACACCAACCAGCTGATCCACGTCTTCGCCGTGCCGACCATCCTGTGGACGGTGGTCGCGCTGCTGTGGTGCATCCCGGTGTTCGGCACCTGGGTGAAATCGGGCGCGTGGGCGGCCCTGGCGATGTTCGCCGCCTGGATGTACTACTACAGGCTCTCGCGTCCGCTGGGCTTCGGCATGCTGGCCATCTTCATCGCGATGGCCTGGCTGACCCGCTGGCTGGAAGCGCTGCTGGGCCTGCAGAACCTGTTCTTCCTCGCCATCGCCGTCTTCGTGCTGGCCTGGATCGCACAGTTCATCGGCCACAAGATCGAAGGCAAGAAGCCCAGCTTCCTGACCGACCTCACCTACCTGCTGATCGGGCCGGCGTGGGTGCTGAGCAAGTTCTACCGGAAGATGGGCTGGAAGTATTGAGGGTGGAGCCGGGCTTGCCCGGCCGACGCCGGGCCGGGATGGCATGGACTCCACAGGAACCGCGCGGCAGGCTCCGCTCTACGGGCCGACCGCCCGCGCATCCACGATGAAGGAACGCGGTACATAACCGAAGTCGTGGAATGCCGGCGCCGCATCGAACACCAGATCTTCGCGCATGCGCGCCACGGCATCATCTGTCAGGCCCCGCATCATCCCGGCTTTGCGGGCCAGCCACAGTGCCGCCTTGAACACGGGCATCGGCACTTCCCGCAGTTTCGCCGGAGGGTCCAGCGCGGCCAGCGTGCGTGCCACCATCTCGCGGTAGGCCAGTGTTTCGCCCCCGGGCAAGGCATATGCCTGCCCATGCGCGGCGGACGCATCCACTACTGCCAGCGCGGCGGACGCGAGGTCGTCGACATGCACCGGCTGGCGTTTCCCGTAAGCACCCCGCGGCAGCACAAAGAAGCCCAAGCGCCTGCCCATGGCCGCGATGCGTGCCAGCGTGCGGTCGCGCCCCGCGCCATAGACCAGGGTCGGACGCAGCAATGTCGCCGCCGCCCCGTTGGCCAGGGCGGTGTCGAAGACGATGCGCTCGGCTGCCTGCAACCGCGCGACGATGTCGCGTTCGTAGGCATCGGCCGAGGCCTGTTTCGTATCCAGGCTGGTGGAACCGAAAGCCACCACGCGCCGCGTGGCGACCTGCCCGTGCGCGTACCACTGCGCGAAGCCGTCCAGCGGCCCGGTGCTGAACACCACGTCGACCGCCTCGGGAAGACCGTCGATGCCGGCGAACCCGCCCGTCAGCCAGGTCACCCGGGCCGCCGGCGGATGCGGCGTGCGCGACACCGCGAACACCTGCCATCCCTCGCCCGCCAGGCGCGCCAGCAACGCTTGCCCGATCTGGCCGCTGGCACCGAACACCAGCGCCGTGCGCGTCGGCGCGTCAGGCATCCGGGCGGGCGTCTTCGCCGACCGCATCGATCGGCTGCGGCGGTTCGCCGCCCGGCATCGGCGGCCGCTCGGCCATGTGCAGCGACAGCGCCGCCTTCGCCATCAGGTGCGCACTGATCGGCGCGGTGATGAAAAGGAACGCGGTGATCAGCAGTTCGCGCGGCTGCGGATCGGTGCCGCCCAGCGCGTGGTACCCCACCGAGGCGATCAGCACGCAACCCACGCCCAGCGTGCTGGCCTTGGTCGGCCCGTGCAGGCGCTTGAAGAACTCCGACAGCTTCACCAGGCTGAAAGAGCCGACCAGGATGAAGAAGCTGCCCACCGCCAGCAGCAGCACCAGCAGGACGGCGAAGACCCAGCTCATTCGACGATGTCCCGGCGCAGCACGTACTTGCTCAGCACCACCGTGCCCACGAAGCCCAGCATGGCGATGACCAGCGCCGCTTCGAAGTACACCGCCGTGCCCAGGTACATGCCGAACAGCATCAGCTGCGCGATCGCGCAGACATACAGGGTGTCCAGGGCGAGGATGCGGTCCGGCACGCTGGGGCCGCGCACCAGCCGGTACAGCGCCAGCAGCATGGCCACGCCGACCACGTGCATGGCGCCGATCACCGCGTACATCACCAGGGCCTGCGGGGTCATGGGAAGATCTCCATCAGCGGTACCTCGTAGCGCGTCTTGATCTGCCGGACCACGGCATCGGCATCGTCCAGGTTCAGGACGTGCACCAGCAGGTGGCGCCGGTCGTCGGACAGGGCCGACGACACCGTGCCCGGCGTCAGCGTGATGATGCTGGTCAGCGCGGCGATGCCGTGGATGTTGCCGATGTCCAGCGGCACCCAGATGAAGCCCGGCCGGATCTTCCGCTCCGGCCCCAGCACCTGCAGGGCGACGGTGACGTTGGCCTGCACGATGTCCCACAGCAGCACACCCAGCATGCGCGGCACGCTGCGCAGCCGGCCGATGCGGGCGAACTCGCGGTCCAGCCGCGCCGCGAACGGCGGGATCGCCAGCGCCAGCACCAGCGCCATCGCCACCTGGCCGACGCTGATTTCATCGTTCATCAGCAGCCAGAAGCAGAACACCGTCGCGCTCAGCGGCAACGACGGCAACCAGCGCTTGCGCCACGTCCCGGCCATGCTCAGGGCTCCCTCAGGATCGGCAGCGCGGCACGCACCTGTTCCACATAGTCGCCGGGCGACAGCAGCTGCGCGGCGGTGGCGCGCGCGTAGTCCAGCACCGGGGCGGCCGCCACCACCAGCGCCAGGCCATAGGCGAGCAGCAGCACGATGGCCGCCGTTTCCAGCGGGCGCGACGGCGCGGGCGCCATCTCGTGCTCGGGCGTATAGGCTTCCAGCCGATGCTGCCCGGCGTCCGGCCACGGCGCCACGCGCCAGAACAGCCGCGTGCCCGCGCGCGCCAGCCCGACCAGCATCAGGAAACTGGTGGCCAGCACCAGCAGCCACACCCACAACGTGCGCGGACCGGCCGGCACGGCCTCCAGCAGCAGCAGCTTGCCGACGAAGCCGGACAGCGGCGGCAAACCCGCCAGCGACACCGCCGCCACCAGGAACAGCAGGCCCGGCACGGTCTTGTCCGGCAACGCCGCGATCACGTCCTTGCGGTCGCCTGCACTCCCGCGACGACGGCGGATCAGGTCGGCCAGCAGGAACAGAGCCGCAGCGGCGAAACTGCTGTGCACCAGGTAGTACAACCCCGCGCCCACCGTGCCCTCTGTTCCCAGCGAGAACGCGATGAACAGCGTGGCCGCCGACCCCAGCACCAGATAGGCCGCCAGCGCGCGCAGCCGCGTGGCCGCCAGCACCCCCAGCGACGCCAGCACGAGCGTGGCCGCCCCAAGGACCAGCAGCGCCGGCCAGGCGAAGCCATCCAGCGGCCCCGTCGCACCGAAGGTCAGCGTGCCCAGCCGCACTACCGCATACAGGCCCACCTTGGTCATGATGGCGAACAGGCCCGCCACCGCGGCCGGCGCGTGCGTATAGGTCTCGGGCAGCCAGAAGTACATCGGCAGCAGCGCGGCCTTGGCGCAGAACACCACGAACAGCAGGCCGGCCGCCGCCTGCACCAGCGCCACGTCGCCCGCCGACAGACCGGCCACGCGCACCGACAGCTCGGCCATGTTCAACGAGCCCAGCAGGCCGTACAACAGGCCCAGCGCGATCAGGAACAGCGTCGATGCCGCGATGTTGAAGGCGACGTAATGCAGGCCGGCACGCATGCGCTCGCCGCGACCGCCGCTGAGCATCAGCCCGTAGGAGGAGATGAGCAGCACTTCGAAGAACACGAACAGGTTGAAGATGTCGCCCGTCAGGAACGCCCCGTTCAGGCCCATCAGCTGGAACTGGAAGAACGCATGGAAATGCGGCGCGCGACGGTCCCAGCCAGCGCATGCATGCAGCAGGCACCCCGCGCCGAGCAGCAGCCCCACCAGCACCATCAGCGCCGACAGGCGGTCCACCATCAGCACGATGCCCAGGCGCGCCGGCCAGTCGCCCAGCAGGTACACCGAGACCTCGCCGGAGGCCGCCGACGCCACCAGCACGCACGCCACGGCCAACATGGCCGCGAGCGAGGTCCACGCGACGATGCGCTGCGGCACCATGCCGAACCGGCGATGCTCGAAGAACAGCGCGATCGACGCGGCGAACAGCGGGATCAGGATCGGCAGGGCCGGCAGGTGGTTCATGCGCGCGGCTCCGCCTCGTCGGCCCTGGCGACGTCGCGGGCCTGCTCGTGCCGGCGCTGTTCGCTGGCAAGGAAATCGCGCTCGGCCTTGTAGCCGTCCACGTGGTCGCTGTCGTTGTCGCCGCGGCTGCGGATG belongs to Pseudoxanthomonas sp. F37 and includes:
- a CDS encoding monovalent cation/H+ antiporter subunit D is translated as MNHLPALPILIPLFAASIALFFEHRRFGMVPQRIVAWTSLAAMLAVACVLVASAASGEVSVYLLGDWPARLGIVLMVDRLSALMVLVGLLLGAGCLLHACAGWDRRAPHFHAFFQFQLMGLNGAFLTGDIFNLFVFFEVLLISSYGLMLSGGRGERMRAGLHYVAFNIAASTLFLIALGLLYGLLGSLNMAELSVRVAGLSAGDVALVQAAAGLLFVVFCAKAALLPMYFWLPETYTHAPAAVAGLFAIMTKVGLYAVVRLGTLTFGATGPLDGFAWPALLVLGAATLVLASLGVLAATRLRALAAYLVLGSAATLFIAFSLGTEGTVGAGLYYLVHSSFAAAALFLLADLIRRRRGSAGDRKDVIAALPDKTVPGLLFLVAAVSLAGLPPLSGFVGKLLLLEAVPAGPRTLWVWLLVLATSFLMLVGLARAGTRLFWRVAPWPDAGQHRLEAYTPEHEMAPAPSRPLETAAIVLLLAYGLALVVAAAPVLDYARATAAQLLSPGDYVEQVRAALPILREP